One stretch of Caldilineales bacterium DNA includes these proteins:
- a CDS encoding ABC transporter ATP-binding protein produces MTLLIARNVNKRFGGLQALTTLDVTVEPKSIHSVIGPNGAGKTTFFNCLTGFYKPEEGEILFEGRAIQGMSPERVAGRGISRTYQNIRLFSNVTVLENALVGMHRHLHTGWLGAVVRPPRVNREEATAREEAMRILKFVDLDKKADFIAKNLPYGEQRRLEIARALAGQPTLILLDEPTAGMNPKETEDTTDLIRRLRDDLGITVLLIEHDMKVVMNISDLITVLDFGKKIAEGDSLAIRSDPHVIEAYLGRGAATGDSYGAKTPAKMEA; encoded by the coding sequence ATGACCCTTTTGATTGCTCGTAACGTCAACAAACGCTTTGGCGGCCTGCAGGCGTTGACCACCCTGGATGTGACGGTCGAACCGAAATCCATCCACAGCGTCATCGGCCCCAACGGCGCCGGCAAGACGACCTTCTTCAACTGTCTGACCGGCTTCTACAAACCCGAGGAAGGCGAAATCCTCTTCGAGGGCCGGGCCATCCAGGGCATGTCGCCCGAACGCGTGGCCGGGCGCGGCATCTCGCGCACCTACCAGAACATCCGTCTCTTCAGCAACGTCACCGTCCTGGAAAACGCGCTGGTGGGGATGCACCGCCACCTGCACACCGGCTGGTTAGGAGCTGTAGTGCGGCCGCCGAGGGTCAATCGCGAGGAGGCCACTGCCCGTGAGGAGGCCATGCGCATCCTCAAATTCGTCGACCTGGACAAGAAGGCCGATTTCATCGCCAAGAACCTGCCCTACGGCGAGCAGCGCCGCCTGGAGATCGCCCGCGCCCTGGCCGGCCAACCCACCCTCATCCTGCTCGATGAGCCGACCGCCGGCATGAACCCGAAGGAAACCGAGGACACCACCGATCTCATCCGGCGGCTGCGCGACGACCTGGGCATCACCGTCCTCCTGATCGAGCATGACATGAAGGTAGTGATGAACATCTCCGACCTGATCACGGTGCTCGATTTCGGCAAGAAGATCGCTGAAGGTGACTCACTGGCCATCCGCTCCGACCCGCACGTGATCGAAGCCTATTTGGGCCGCGGCGCCGCCACCGGCGATTCCTACGGCGCCAAGACCCCTGCCAAGATGGAGGCATGA
- a CDS encoding ABC transporter permease, translating to MPRRRYLLNKLLWAAFTVLFVVVLNFFLFRVLPGDPARAGIRDPRLTKQAVEAIRVRYGLDKPVINCFQSLNPLELGACGVNPLQTQFFIYVGNLLRGELGISYHYNRPVADLLLERLWNTVLLIGAGQILAIVIGLALGAAAAWRARTAVDYSALLASLVAWSLPTFWLGIILLFWGSNRLGLPIGGKTTPGAQFASLGAQMVDLLRHLILPTLTFTIVFVGEYMLIMRSSLLEVLSQDYILTARAKGLSKFQVLKDHALKNAMLPMVTIIALNLGFTVAGSVQIETVFSWPGLGGAIYEAVGRRDYPVLQGAFLILAVAVIAANLIADLTYSYLDPRVEGG from the coding sequence TTGCCCCGCCGTCGCTATCTCCTCAACAAGCTCCTCTGGGCGGCCTTCACCGTCCTGTTCGTTGTCGTCCTCAATTTCTTCCTTTTTCGGGTGCTGCCGGGCGACCCGGCGCGAGCGGGGATACGCGACCCCCGGCTGACCAAACAGGCTGTCGAAGCCATTCGCGTCCGCTATGGGCTGGACAAACCGGTCATCAACTGCTTCCAATCGCTCAACCCGCTCGAACTGGGGGCGTGTGGCGTCAATCCGCTGCAGACGCAGTTCTTCATCTACGTGGGCAATCTGCTGCGGGGTGAGTTGGGGATCAGCTATCATTACAATCGGCCAGTGGCCGACCTGCTGCTGGAGCGGCTGTGGAATACGGTGCTGCTGATCGGGGCCGGGCAGATCCTGGCCATCGTTATCGGCCTGGCCCTCGGCGCCGCCGCCGCCTGGCGGGCGCGCACCGCCGTCGATTACAGCGCCCTCCTGGCCAGCCTGGTGGCCTGGAGCCTGCCGACTTTCTGGCTAGGGATCATCCTGCTGTTCTGGGGCAGCAACCGGCTGGGCCTGCCCATCGGCGGCAAGACCACGCCCGGCGCCCAATTCGCCAGCCTGGGCGCGCAGATGGTCGATCTCCTGCGCCACCTGATCCTCCCCACCCTCACCTTCACCATTGTCTTCGTGGGCGAGTACATGCTGATCATGCGCAGCAGCCTGCTTGAGGTGCTCTCGCAAGACTACATCCTGACGGCCCGCGCCAAAGGCCTGAGCAAGTTCCAGGTGCTCAAGGACCACGCCCTCAAAAACGCCATGTTGCCGATGGTGACGATCATCGCCCTCAACCTGGGCTTCACTGTGGCCGGGTCGGTGCAGATCGAGACGGTGTTCTCGTGGCCGGGGCTGGGTGGGGCGATCTACGAGGCTGTGGGCCGCCGCGATTATCCGGTGCTCCAGGGCGCCTTTCTTATCCTGGCTGTCGCCGTCATCGCCGCCAATCTCATCGCCGATCTCACCTATTCGTATTTGGATCCGAGGGTGGAGGGGGGATGA
- a CDS encoding ABC transporter substrate-binding protein, translating into MSTRIALITTLLLTILLAACGGQPGAAPAPAQPAATPAPAQPEAATPAGPVTLRIGWAGSPDTLNPGLGVLSEAYTIYELVYDSMYSLNLDGSLSPELADKVEVSADGKVWTFHIREGVKFHDGTPLTAEDVAFSYNFYQANEDFPFLNTYTGYFESVEATEGNNVVLTLTEAIPNLDSQLYFLYILPKHIWEKVETPGEYENQDMVGSGPFKLTEYKQNEFVHLSANKEHFRTPPKIDEVVFQTFENKDALVQAIKTGQVDMITEMPNPAVAALRNEANVKVVTGAPLAPYVSDIIFNLTTAENCPPEDGVCSGHPALKDIAVRRALAHATDKQKIIDVVLLGLGEPGRTLIPSGLGHWYNDTLEDYAYDVAAANKLLDDAGYADKDGDGVREMPDGSASLVFRLNWPSDSTDAPREAELLSEMWAQIGVKTELQALDPDALTSICCPAFDYDIILWGWGSDPDPGFLLSVHLTEEIPTGTSESGYSNPVFDEMFAQQATALDLDARRQIIWDMQKLLLDDLPYLAPYYSLAVQAYRSDRFTGWITDQPKLSLEDVTSLVAVEPVAQ; encoded by the coding sequence ATGTCAACTCGTATCGCCCTGATCACCACTCTCCTGTTGACCATCCTGCTGGCGGCCTGCGGCGGCCAGCCCGGAGCCGCCCCCGCGCCGGCGCAGCCCGCGGCCACCCCCGCGCCGGCCCAGCCAGAAGCCGCCACGCCCGCCGGCCCCGTCACCCTCCGTATCGGCTGGGCCGGCAGCCCCGACACCCTCAATCCTGGCCTGGGTGTGCTGTCCGAGGCCTACACCATCTACGAGCTGGTCTACGATTCGATGTACAGCCTCAACCTCGACGGCTCACTCAGCCCGGAACTGGCCGACAAGGTCGAGGTATCGGCAGATGGCAAGGTGTGGACCTTTCACATCCGCGAGGGCGTCAAATTCCATGACGGGACGCCGCTGACCGCCGAGGATGTCGCTTTCTCCTACAACTTCTACCAGGCTAACGAAGATTTCCCCTTCCTGAACACCTACACCGGCTATTTCGAGTCGGTGGAGGCGACCGAGGGCAACAACGTCGTCCTGACCCTGACCGAGGCCATCCCCAACCTCGACAGTCAGCTTTACTTCCTCTACATCCTGCCCAAACACATCTGGGAGAAGGTGGAGACGCCGGGCGAGTACGAGAACCAGGATATGGTCGGCAGCGGGCCGTTCAAGCTCACCGAGTACAAACAGAACGAGTTCGTCCACCTGAGCGCCAACAAAGAACATTTCCGCACCCCGCCCAAGATCGACGAGGTGGTGTTCCAGACCTTCGAGAACAAGGACGCCCTGGTGCAGGCGATCAAGACCGGGCAGGTGGACATGATCACCGAGATGCCCAATCCGGCTGTGGCCGCCCTGCGCAACGAGGCGAATGTAAAGGTGGTGACAGGGGCGCCGCTGGCCCCCTACGTCTCCGACATCATCTTCAATCTGACCACAGCCGAGAACTGCCCGCCCGAAGATGGCGTCTGCTCCGGGCATCCGGCCCTCAAGGACATCGCCGTGCGCCGCGCCCTGGCCCACGCCACCGACAAGCAGAAGATCATCGATGTGGTGCTGCTGGGGCTGGGCGAGCCGGGCCGGACGCTGATCCCCAGCGGCCTGGGACACTGGTACAACGATACGCTGGAAGATTATGCCTACGATGTAGCCGCCGCCAACAAGCTCCTGGACGATGCCGGCTACGCCGACAAGGATGGCGACGGGGTGCGCGAGATGCCCGACGGCAGCGCCTCGCTGGTCTTCCGCCTCAACTGGCCCAGCGACAGCACCGACGCCCCGCGCGAAGCCGAGTTGCTGTCGGAAATGTGGGCGCAGATCGGCGTCAAGACCGAACTCCAGGCACTCGACCCCGACGCCCTGACCTCGATCTGCTGCCCGGCCTTCGATTACGACATCATCCTCTGGGGCTGGGGCAGCGACCCTGACCCCGGCTTCCTCCTCAGCGTCCACTTGACCGAAGAAATCCCCACCGGCACCAGCGAAAGCGGCTACTCCAACCCCGTCTTCGACGAAATGTTCGCACAGCAGGCCACCGCCCTCGACCTGGACGCCCGCCGCCAGATCATCTGGGACATGCAGAAGCTCCTGCTCGACGACCTCCCCTACCTGGCGCCCTACTACTCCCTGGCCGTACAAGCCTACCGCAGCGACCGCTTCACGGGTTGGATCACCGACCAGCCCAAGTTATCGCTAGAGGATGTGACTTCGCTGGTTGCGGTCGAGCCAGTCGCACAGTGA
- a CDS encoding ATP-binding protein gives MIERRLLPVLLQRLHEIPAVVLLGPRQAGKTTLALTVADRQDSVYLDLESEQDRAKLVEPELYLRDHLGKLVILDEIHRAPGLFPVLRGLIDRSRHNGRGQGLYLLLGSASLDMLRQSGETLAGRVSYLELHPFDVLEVGASITDGANDRLWLRGGFPESFLAANDAQSLRWRRDFIRTYLERDIPQFGPRIAAETLRRFWIMLAYQQGGLSNVAELARNLGVDAKTAGAYIDLLCDLLLVRRLPPWYANIGKRLVKSPKIYVRDSGILHALLAIEGKETLLSHPILGMSWEGFVIDNLLSIAGDEVAGYFYRTSTGAEIDLLLHFPDGKLWAIEIKRSLTPHPERGFYLACADLNPAGRFVVYPGEESYRLSAEVEAVSLGDLARRLLKQTAMPTS, from the coding sequence ATGATCGAGCGTCGCCTCCTTCCTGTTCTCCTACAACGTCTCCACGAAATCCCGGCCGTTGTCCTCCTCGGCCCCAGGCAAGCCGGGAAGACAACCCTTGCCCTGACAGTAGCCGACCGGCAAGACAGCGTTTATCTCGACCTGGAATCGGAACAGGATCGCGCTAAATTGGTCGAACCGGAGCTATACCTGCGCGATCACCTGGGGAAATTGGTCATTCTGGATGAAATTCATCGCGCACCCGGTCTGTTTCCCGTGCTGCGTGGGCTTATCGATCGCAGCCGTCACAACGGACGGGGTCAGGGCCTTTACCTGTTGCTGGGGTCGGCCTCGCTCGATATGTTGAGACAGTCAGGCGAGACGCTAGCAGGGCGCGTGAGCTATTTGGAACTTCATCCCTTCGATGTGCTGGAGGTGGGCGCCTCGATAACCGATGGCGCTAACGACCGCCTCTGGTTGCGCGGCGGCTTCCCGGAGAGTTTTCTGGCAGCCAATGATGCCCAGAGCTTGCGCTGGCGACGGGACTTCATCCGCACTTACCTTGAGCGTGACATCCCGCAATTCGGCCCGCGCATTGCCGCCGAGACACTGCGTCGCTTCTGGATCATGCTTGCCTACCAGCAGGGCGGCCTGTCGAACGTCGCTGAACTGGCGCGCAACCTGGGTGTGGACGCCAAGACGGCTGGCGCTTATATCGATTTACTCTGCGATCTGCTCTTGGTTCGGCGCTTACCGCCGTGGTATGCCAACATCGGCAAGCGTCTGGTCAAGTCACCCAAGATCTATGTGCGCGATAGTGGCATCCTCCATGCCCTGCTGGCAATCGAGGGCAAAGAGACATTGCTATCGCATCCTATTCTGGGCATGAGTTGGGAAGGTTTTGTGATCGACAACTTGCTTTCGATAGCAGGCGATGAGGTCGCAGGCTATTTCTATCGCACCAGCACCGGGGCGGAGATCGATCTGCTTCTGCACTTTCCGGACGGGAAGCTGTGGGCTATCGAGATCAAACGGAGCCTGACCCCACACCCCGAACGGGGCTTTTATCTTGCTTGCGCCGACCTCAACCCTGCCGGCCGCTTTGTGGTGTACCCAGGAGAGGAAAGCTATCGCCTCAGCGCTGAGGTCGAAGCTGTCTCTCTCGGCGACCTTGCTCGCCGCCTGCTGAAGCAGACAGCGATGCCAACTTCCTAA
- a CDS encoding four helix bundle protein → MTYDQWLASVPEEITKDALWRMEVYRLAVFLTDLAWQDVTKLLQDKRTLSLAEQLFEAVGSIVANISEGYSRGSGRDQARFHEYALGSARESRGWYWQGRQVLSEPVARHRISVVTRIVRLLLTMIPSECTHKLAEDGPTYDLHPFEPHAEIPFP, encoded by the coding sequence ATGACGTATGATCAGTGGTTGGCAAGTGTGCCGGAGGAGATCACGAAAGATGCCTTGTGGCGGATGGAGGTCTATCGGTTGGCCGTGTTTCTGACCGATTTGGCCTGGCAGGATGTCACTAAGCTGCTACAGGATAAACGCACGCTCAGCCTGGCTGAACAGCTCTTTGAAGCGGTTGGTTCCATCGTCGCCAATATCTCCGAAGGCTACAGCCGGGGATCAGGCAGAGATCAGGCACGTTTTCACGAATACGCCCTCGGTTCGGCCAGAGAATCGCGCGGCTGGTACTGGCAAGGTCGCCAGGTGCTCTCGGAGCCGGTCGCCCGACACCGGATTTCGGTCGTCACCCGCATCGTCCGTCTGCTCCTGACCATGATCCCCTCAGAATGCACCCACAAGCTCGCTGAGGACGGCCCGACCTACGACCTTCACCCCTTCGAACCCCACGCCGAAATCCCCTTCCCCTAA
- a CDS encoding dipeptide/oligopeptide/nickel ABC transporter permease/ATP-binding protein: protein MTAPRRTTFSTLTRNRMGLVGFVLLISVVLMAVFAPVLAPYDPYAPVKVKIDDIYAPPGPAHPLGTDDAGKDVLSNFIYGSRVSLTVGFFAAFISMAIGGLIGISAGFYGGRTETVLMRFTDIMLVIPDLPLIVVIVALTKPALANIIFVIGILGWTSAARIVRSQTLSVKQRKFVLRARAVGAGNPHIIRHHILPLVMPLLVVNAVLAISLAVLNESALSFLGLSDPTRISWGQMLNYAFTRGAMSTGAWWALVPPGFGIVWVVLALTLLGQGLERVLNPRLETHHLMPEKHSAPASTAPHWSPDLSGAAPALEVEGLTIDYQADGGPPMRAVENVDLRLRQGEMLGVVGESGCGKSTLVLGLMRLLPQAGRITAGQVWFEGRNLIELSEEEMDELRWAKIAIVFQGAMNALNPVRTVGEQIAEAIRRHRPDLPGPAVAARVEDLLAMVGITPDRQTAYPHQYSGGMRQRAMIAMALACAPQIIIADEPTTALDVMIQAQILDLLADLRRKLGLSIIFITHDLGVVAELCDTVLVMYGGVAAEYAPVDAIYNRPQHPYTQELLKAFPDPTRPGQKLVSIPGSPPRLDALPPGCRFAPRCPLAFARCHTEAPALVQVEEGHVAGCHLLKGEMPTF, encoded by the coding sequence ATGACAGCACCCCGCCGCACCACTTTCAGCACGTTAACCCGCAACCGCATGGGGCTGGTGGGGTTTGTGCTGCTGATTTCGGTGGTGCTGATGGCGGTCTTTGCGCCGGTATTGGCTCCCTACGACCCCTACGCCCCGGTCAAGGTGAAGATCGACGACATCTACGCCCCGCCCGGCCCCGCTCATCCCCTGGGAACCGATGACGCCGGCAAGGATGTACTCTCGAATTTTATCTATGGCTCGCGCGTGTCGCTGACGGTGGGCTTTTTCGCCGCCTTTATCTCCATGGCCATCGGCGGGCTGATCGGCATCTCGGCCGGGTTCTACGGCGGGCGGACGGAAACCGTGCTCATGCGCTTCACCGACATCATGCTCGTCATCCCCGACCTGCCGCTGATCGTCGTCATCGTCGCCCTCACCAAACCCGCACTGGCCAACATCATTTTCGTCATCGGCATCCTCGGCTGGACGAGCGCCGCCCGCATCGTCCGCTCGCAGACTCTGTCGGTCAAACAACGCAAATTCGTGCTGCGGGCGCGGGCCGTGGGCGCCGGCAACCCCCACATCATCCGCCATCACATCCTGCCGCTGGTGATGCCGCTCTTGGTGGTCAATGCCGTGCTGGCCATCTCGCTGGCGGTGCTGAACGAGAGCGCCCTCAGCTTCCTCGGCCTCTCGGACCCCACCCGCATCAGCTGGGGCCAGATGCTCAACTACGCCTTCACCCGCGGGGCCATGAGCACCGGCGCCTGGTGGGCGCTGGTCCCGCCCGGTTTTGGCATCGTCTGGGTGGTGCTGGCGCTGACGCTGCTAGGCCAGGGGCTGGAGCGGGTGCTCAACCCCCGGCTGGAGACGCACCACCTGATGCCCGAAAAGCACTCGGCCCCAGCCTCCACCGCTCCCCACTGGTCGCCCGACCTGAGCGGCGCGGCCCCGGCGCTAGAGGTGGAAGGGTTGACCATCGATTACCAGGCCGACGGCGGCCCGCCCATGCGCGCGGTCGAGAACGTGGATCTGCGGCTGCGACAGGGCGAAATGCTGGGCGTGGTGGGCGAGAGCGGCTGCGGCAAATCCACCCTGGTGCTGGGGCTGATGCGGCTGTTGCCCCAGGCCGGGCGCATCACAGCCGGCCAGGTCTGGTTCGAGGGCCGGAATCTGATCGAACTGAGCGAGGAGGAGATGGACGAGCTGCGTTGGGCCAAGATCGCCATCGTCTTCCAGGGGGCGATGAACGCGCTCAACCCGGTGCGGACGGTGGGCGAGCAGATCGCCGAGGCCATCCGCCGCCACCGCCCCGACCTGCCCGGCCCTGCCGTGGCCGCCCGCGTGGAGGACTTGCTGGCGATGGTGGGGATCACGCCCGACCGCCAGACGGCCTATCCCCACCAGTATTCGGGCGGGATGCGGCAGCGGGCGATGATCGCCATGGCCCTGGCCTGCGCCCCCCAGATCATCATCGCCGACGAGCCGACCACGGCCCTGGATGTGATGATCCAGGCCCAGATTCTCGACCTGCTGGCCGACTTGCGGCGGAAGTTGGGCCTCTCGATCATCTTCATCACCCACGATTTGGGCGTGGTGGCCGAGCTGTGCGACACGGTGTTGGTGATGTACGGTGGCGTGGCGGCGGAATACGCGCCGGTGGATGCGATCTACAACCGGCCGCAGCACCCCTACACGCAGGAACTGCTCAAAGCCTTCCCCGACCCCACCCGCCCCGGTCAGAAGCTGGTCTCGATCCCCGGCTCACCGCCCCGGCTGGACGCCCTGCCCCCCGGCTGTCGCTTTGCGCCCCGCTGCCCGCTCGCCTTCGCCCGCTGCCACACCGAGGCCCCGGCCCTGGTGCAGGTGGAAGAGGGGCATGTGGCGGGGTGTCATTTGCTGAAGGGAGAGATGCCAACTTTTTAG
- a CDS encoding P1 family peptidase, giving the protein MPRLRDLGLTIGRFPTGPLNAITDVPGVWVGHTTLIHDEPRVARTGVTVILPREGEIWQDNAFAGFHTLNGCGEMTGVHWITESGMLSSPIALTNTGQVGTVHEALCAYGQEFGWTTSFALPVVAETYDGWLNDLDAFHLTRGHVYQAIAAARPGPVAEGNVGGGTGMICYDFKGGIGTASRRVEARSGEFVVGALVQANHGDRQDFRLNGTPVGAELGGDIAPLPRPEPKRGGSILIILATDAPLLPFQCRRLAQRSAVGFARTGGIGHNGSGDLFLAFATANHLPATAKQLCDLRMLPNPQMDNLFVAAAEAVEEAILNALTSAQTMTGFQGRTVHSLPIDWLREKARVANF; this is encoded by the coding sequence ATGCCCCGCCTCCGCGACCTCGGCCTCACCATCGGCCGCTTCCCCACCGGCCCCCTCAACGCCATCACCGACGTGCCCGGCGTGTGGGTGGGCCACACCACCCTGATCCACGATGAACCGCGGGTGGCTAGAACCGGCGTCACCGTCATCCTCCCGCGCGAGGGCGAGATTTGGCAGGACAACGCCTTCGCCGGCTTCCACACCCTCAACGGCTGCGGCGAGATGACCGGCGTGCACTGGATCACCGAATCAGGGATGCTGAGCTCCCCCATCGCCCTGACCAACACCGGCCAGGTGGGCACCGTGCACGAGGCCCTGTGCGCCTACGGCCAGGAATTCGGCTGGACGACGAGCTTCGCCCTGCCGGTGGTGGCCGAGACCTACGACGGCTGGCTCAACGACCTCGATGCCTTTCACCTCACTCGCGGCCATGTCTATCAGGCTATCGCTGCGGCGCGGCCGGGACCGGTGGCCGAGGGCAATGTGGGCGGCGGCACGGGCATGATCTGCTATGATTTCAAGGGCGGGATCGGCACGGCCTCGCGGCGGGTGGAGGCCCGGTCGGGCGAGTTCGTGGTGGGGGCGCTGGTGCAGGCCAATCATGGCGACCGCCAGGATTTTCGGCTGAACGGGACGCCGGTGGGGGCCGAACTAGGCGGGGACATCGCTCCCCTGCCCAGGCCAGAGCCAAAGCGCGGCGGGTCGATCCTCATCATCCTGGCCACGGATGCACCGCTGCTGCCGTTCCAGTGCCGGCGGCTGGCGCAGCGGTCGGCAGTGGGCTTTGCTCGCACGGGCGGCATCGGGCACAACGGCAGCGGCGACCTCTTCCTGGCCTTCGCCACCGCCAACCACCTCCCCGCCACCGCCAAACAGCTCTGCGACTTGCGTATGTTGCCCAATCCCCAGATGGATAACCTGTTCGTGGCCGCGGCCGAGGCGGTGGAAGAGGCCATCCTCAACGCCCTGACCTCGGCGCAGACGATGACCGGCTTTCAGGGCCGCACCGTCCATTCGCTCCCCATCGATTGGCTGCGAGAAAAAGCCAGAGTTGCCAACTTTTAG
- a CDS encoding ABC transporter ATP-binding protein yields MTMALLELKNLHVYYGQIHALKGIDLHVNQGEIVTLIGGNGAGKTTTLRAISGLLRTPEESSIVLQNEELTRLRAHQVVERGLIHVPEGRRVFARMSVQENLTMGAYARADRSGMDADLDFIFKLFPRLKERRAQLAGTLSGGEQQMLAMGRALMGNPKVLLLDEPSMGLAPVLVEAIFDTIELLNRERGTTILLVEQNALMALQIASRGYVIETGHIVLSGDAKDLSTDPRVREAYLGG; encoded by the coding sequence ATGACCATGGCCCTGCTCGAACTCAAGAACCTGCACGTCTACTACGGCCAAATTCACGCCCTCAAAGGCATCGATCTTCATGTCAACCAGGGTGAGATCGTCACCCTGATCGGCGGCAACGGCGCCGGCAAGACCACCACCCTGCGCGCCATCAGCGGCCTGCTGCGCACCCCCGAAGAAAGCTCGATCGTGCTGCAAAACGAAGAGCTGACCCGCTTGCGCGCCCACCAGGTGGTGGAGCGCGGCCTCATCCACGTGCCCGAAGGCCGCCGCGTCTTCGCCCGCATGAGCGTTCAGGAAAACCTGACCATGGGCGCCTATGCCCGCGCCGACCGCAGCGGCATGGACGCCGACCTCGACTTCATCTTCAAGCTCTTCCCCCGCCTGAAGGAACGCCGGGCACAGCTGGCGGGCACGCTTTCGGGCGGCGAACAGCAGATGCTGGCCATGGGTCGGGCGCTGATGGGCAACCCCAAGGTGCTATTGCTGGATGAGCCATCGATGGGCCTGGCCCCGGTGCTGGTCGAGGCCATTTTCGACACCATCGAACTGCTCAACCGCGAGCGCGGCACCACCATCCTCCTGGTCGAGCAGAACGCCCTCATGGCCCTACAGATCGCCAGCCGCGGCTATGTGATCGAGACCGGCCACATCGTCCTCTCTGGCGATGCCAAAGACCTCAGCACCGACCCCCGCGTGCGCGAAGCGTATTTGGGGGGATAG
- a CDS encoding putative toxin-antitoxin system toxin component, PIN family, producing MSGVGRLMPISAVLDTNVLISGLLVAEGYAARLIDAWLDGRFELVTSLYQVEEVLHVLSYPRIARRLTLTEDELTAFTNALLTRATVTAGEFHLPGLTRDPKDDAIVACAVEGRVQFIVSGDRDLLVMEKFGAIVVLSPREFSERLGAQMSGNE from the coding sequence GTGAGCGGAGTCGGTCGGCTGATGCCAATTAGCGCCGTTCTCGATACGAATGTCCTCATCAGCGGGCTGCTGGTGGCTGAGGGCTACGCCGCGCGGCTGATCGACGCCTGGTTGGACGGGCGCTTTGAGTTGGTGACGTCACTGTATCAGGTCGAGGAAGTGCTTCATGTGTTATCGTACCCGCGTATCGCTCGGCGGTTGACCTTGACCGAAGATGAACTGACTGCGTTCACGAATGCCCTGCTCACGCGGGCAACCGTGACGGCTGGCGAGTTCCACCTGCCGGGCCTGACGCGCGACCCTAAGGACGATGCGATCGTCGCCTGCGCCGTGGAGGGGCGGGTGCAGTTTATTGTCAGCGGTGATCGAGATTTGCTGGTGATGGAGAAATTTGGGGCCATCGTTGTGCTCAGCCCGCGAGAGTTTTCAGAGCGACTTGGCGCACAGATGTCTGGCAATGAATGA
- a CDS encoding branched-chain amino acid ABC transporter permease, with protein MLARLRREFDLADLVLYLIGLGLLIAIVYGSIATLRSGKYTTAQWFNFIIFGLAQGGIYALIALGYTMVYGILGMINFAHGEFFMMGSFGAFFTSAALTEMGFLQNNPILSILLMMAVAMTVSATVAVLSERIAYRPLRRAPRLVPLITAIGVSYFLQYTARGLFGSSVKAFPNISALSGAVQVGPVAMQKSQIAVFVVVGLMLLLLFFIVQRTKVGRAIRSVAEDKDAAALMGVDVDRTIATTFLIGGVMAGAAGVMYGIVFRQAAFWMGFVPGLKAFTAAVLGGIGNIAGAVLGGISLGVIESVGPSLFLDGLGIAAPHQLKDAIAFTVLVLILIFRPTGILGERLSKRA; from the coding sequence ATGCTTGCACGCCTGCGACGTGAATTCGACCTGGCAGACCTCGTTCTCTATCTCATCGGGCTTGGGCTGCTCATCGCCATTGTCTATGGGTCGATTGCGACCCTGCGCAGTGGCAAGTACACGACCGCACAGTGGTTCAATTTCATCATCTTTGGGTTGGCGCAGGGGGGGATTTATGCGCTCATCGCCTTGGGCTACACGATGGTCTACGGCATCCTGGGCATGATCAACTTCGCCCACGGTGAGTTCTTTATGATGGGCAGCTTCGGGGCCTTCTTCACTTCGGCGGCACTGACGGAAATGGGTTTTCTGCAGAACAATCCGATCCTCTCCATCCTGCTGATGATGGCCGTGGCGATGACAGTCTCAGCCACGGTGGCGGTGCTCTCCGAGCGGATCGCCTACCGCCCCTTGCGCCGGGCGCCGCGCCTGGTGCCGCTGATCACCGCCATCGGCGTCTCCTACTTCCTGCAATACACGGCCCGAGGGTTGTTCGGCTCCAGCGTCAAAGCCTTCCCCAACATCTCTGCCCTCAGCGGCGCCGTGCAGGTGGGCCCGGTTGCGATGCAGAAATCGCAGATCGCCGTCTTCGTTGTGGTTGGCTTGATGTTGCTGCTGCTGTTCTTCATCGTCCAACGCACCAAGGTCGGGCGGGCCATCCGCTCGGTGGCCGAGGATAAGGATGCCGCCGCCTTGATGGGCGTGGACGTCGACCGCACCATCGCCACCACGTTCCTCATCGGCGGCGTCATGGCCGGGGCAGCAGGGGTGATGTACGGCATCGTCTTCCGCCAAGCCGCCTTCTGGATGGGCTTCGTTCCGGGTCTCAAGGCGTTTACGGCGGCGGTGTTGGGCGGGATCGGCAACATCGCCGGGGCGGTGCTGGGGGGAATCTCATTGGGTGTGATCGAATCCGTTGGCCCCAGCCTCTTCCTCGATGGCCTGGGCATCGCCGCGCCCCACCAGCTCAAGGACGCCATCGCCTTCACCGTGCTGGTGCTCATCCTCATCTTCCGTCCCACCGGCATTCTGGGCGAGCGCCTGTCCAAACGGGCCTGA